The sequence GTGCGCCGCTCGGGGTGGAGGGTTCCCCTCGCTGCCATCGCCACCATCGCCGCCTCCGGAAGCGTGGCGTACGCGGGTCAGGCAGCACTCCACAGCGAGATCCGACCGGCCGCTCCTGCGGTCCCGGTGGATGCCTCGATCACCGAGGTCGCGGCGACCGCGGCCGACGCCACCGCTGCTGCGGCTGGCGCAGCCGTCCGCAGTCCCCGGCCAACCCATCCTCACGGCAAGATCGTCGGCCGTGGTCACCCCAAGACCGGCAGGGCCCTCGGTCATCCGGGCAAGCACGACGCCGGCAACCACGGGGCCCACAACCCTGACAAGGCGACGCCCTCCGGGGCCGACGACGACATGTCCCCGTGGCGGAAATCCGCCGGAACGGCGGGTACATCGACCCCGTGATGAGACCGGCGAAGGCTGACACCTCGACGGTTGCTCGAGCACGAGAGGGAGATCCAGACGCCTGGCGAGAGCTCTACGACGCTCATGCCGGGCGTCTGTTGCTGTGGCTGCGCAAGACGCCCCTCAGTGATCCGAGCCTCGATCACGAGGACCTCGCGATGGAATCCTGGACGCTGGCGGCGTCCAGGATTGCTGATTTCGACGAGGACGACGACGCCTTTCCGGCGTGGCTGTTCACCGTGGCACGCAACCATCTGATGAATGCCGTACGCAAGGCCGCCCGCCGGGCCACGTACGCCACCGCGGACCTCCCCGAGCAGATCGATCTGATCGATCACACGCTGAGGATCGAGCACGACGAACTCGTACGCGAGGCGATCGCGCAGCTGCCCGCACGTGAAGGTGAGGTGATCGCCTGCATCGACGTCGTCGACCTCGACGTGGCCACAACTGCCGCGATCCTCGGGATCAGCCGGGCGAACGTACGCATGGCCCGGTCGCGCGGGCTGGCGCGCCTCCGAAAGGCTGGCTGGAGGGTGTGAGGAGCGAGGTCACATGCCGCGCTCGCGCGCGCATGTGCGCCGAGCGACGAACTCCCGCGGCCGCAGGTCGCCCGGTCTAGCCGGCGGCGATGAATTCGAGTGCGCGGCGGTAGCCGTCGACGCCCTCGCCCTCGATGACGAGCACCGCATGCGGGCTCACCACCGACGTGTGCCGGAACTCCTCCGGCCGCTTCGAGGGAGCACTGATGTGGACCTCGACCAGCGGCGCCGTCAGTTGCGCACACGCGTCGAAGAGCGCGTACGAGTAGTGCGTCCACGCCGCAGCGTTGAGCACCACCGGGGTGGCGTCGTCCGCGGCGGTGTTGAGCCAGTCGAGCAGTTCGCCCTCATGGTTCGTCTGCCGCACCTCGACGTCGAGACCGAGGGTGCTCCCCCAGGTCACGCACAGCGCGGCAAGCTCCGCGTACGTGGTGGAGCCGTAGATCTCCGGCTGGCGCTTGCCGAGCCGACCGAGATTGGGGCCGTTGAGGACGAGGACCTTGCTGGTCATGCCGACACCGCCGCGTACGCCGCGCGAAGGTCCTCATCCGTCGGGCCACGCAGGATCACGGGGTTGCCCACCTTGGTCAGGACCAGGAAGCGCAGCACCGAACCGCGGGTCTTCTTGTCCACCCGCATCGCTCCGATGAGGTCGTCGAACGAGGCACCCGGGTACGACGTCGGCAGGCCTGCACGACCGAAGGTGTCGCGGTGGCGCTGCACCGTACTGGCATCGAGCAGACCCGCCCGGAGGGCGAGTTCAGCAGCGTACACGCACCCGATCGCGACCGCCTCGCCGTGGCGGATCCGGTAGTTCTCACGCTTCTCGATCGCGTGCGCCAGCGTGTGTCCGTAGTTGAGAGCTTCGCGGCCGGGGTGGCCGTCGG comes from Nocardioides baekrokdamisoli and encodes:
- a CDS encoding type II 3-dehydroquinate dehydratase, giving the protein MTSKVLVLNGPNLGRLGKRQPEIYGSTTYAELAALCVTWGSTLGLDVEVRQTNHEGELLDWLNTAADDATPVVLNAAAWTHYSYALFDACAQLTAPLVEVHISAPSKRPEEFRHTSVVSPHAVLVIEGEGVDGYRRALEFIAAG
- a CDS encoding RNA polymerase sigma factor, with the translated sequence MRPAKADTSTVARAREGDPDAWRELYDAHAGRLLLWLRKTPLSDPSLDHEDLAMESWTLAASRIADFDEDDDAFPAWLFTVARNHLMNAVRKAARRATYATADLPEQIDLIDHTLRIEHDELVREAIAQLPAREGEVIACIDVVDLDVATTAAILGISRANVRMARSRGLARLRKAGWRV